One genomic window of Gemmatimonadota bacterium includes the following:
- the accB gene encoding acetyl-CoA carboxylase biotin carboxyl carrier protein, translating to MDLRDVRRLAALLREQPEIGSIELKGLFGTGVVITRTSHGVASSAPAAPMYQLPVAAPAPMAALPPAGSDSAPAALPSTLKEVRSPMVGTLYLQPEPGAEPYVRIGSRVTAGQTVCIIEAMKIMNEIEAEVSGIVREIGVEDSSPVEYGQVLFRVDPNG from the coding sequence ATCGACCTTCGCGACGTCCGTCGGCTCGCCGCGCTCCTCCGGGAGCAGCCCGAGATCGGCTCGATCGAACTGAAGGGCCTCTTCGGCACCGGGGTGGTGATTACCCGGACCTCGCACGGCGTCGCGTCCAGCGCGCCGGCGGCCCCGATGTATCAGCTCCCCGTGGCTGCTCCGGCGCCCATGGCCGCGCTGCCACCCGCCGGGTCGGACTCCGCGCCGGCGGCGTTGCCGTCGACACTCAAGGAGGTCCGCTCGCCGATGGTGGGGACTCTCTATCTCCAGCCAGAGCCGGGTGCGGAGCCCTACGTCCGCATCGGGTCGCGCGTGACGGCGGGGCAGACCGTCTGCATCATCGAGGCGATGAAGATCATGAACGAGATCGAGGCCGAAGTGTCGGGCATCGTGCGCGAAATCGGCGTCGAGGATTCCTCGCCGGTGGAATACGGCCAGGTGCTCTTCCGCGTGGACCCGAATGGCTGA
- a CDS encoding aminopeptidase P family protein: MVDRRQARQAAVRRALVAEGLDALLVSHLPNIRWLTGFTGSAAQLLLTAEHALLLTDFRYATQAPQEAGSAADVVIERASVWERIRREVERRKLEAIGFEATSLTVRDAERLEGAARGRFRPVSELVEGQRQVKDDEELAAIRAAAALAHEALDAVLPTIRVGDREIDVAARLEAALRVRGSEWHPFQTIVASGPRSALPHAGTSERVIGRGEFLLIDYGAIVDGYCSDITRTVVVGAAPDERQQRIYGLVQSAQRIAREAVRAGMTGREADALARTPLAEAGYGEAFGHSLGHGIGLEVHESPRLAATSDGLLPVGAVVTIEPGIYLPGWGGVRLEDDVWLSADGPVLLSNGHTDLLTI; encoded by the coding sequence ATGGTTGACCGCCGCCAGGCGAGGCAGGCTGCGGTGCGTCGGGCGCTGGTCGCCGAGGGACTCGACGCGTTGCTGGTGAGTCACCTCCCCAACATCCGATGGCTCACCGGCTTCACCGGCTCCGCGGCGCAACTCCTCCTGACCGCCGAGCATGCGCTGCTGCTCACCGACTTCCGGTACGCCACGCAGGCGCCGCAGGAAGCGGGGAGTGCGGCCGATGTCGTCATTGAGCGGGCTTCGGTCTGGGAGCGGATCCGCCGCGAGGTCGAGCGGCGCAAGCTGGAGGCGATCGGCTTCGAGGCCACCAGCCTCACGGTGCGTGACGCCGAACGCCTCGAGGGCGCCGCCCGGGGCCGCTTCCGCCCGGTCAGCGAGTTGGTCGAGGGGCAGCGCCAGGTGAAGGACGACGAGGAGCTCGCGGCGATTCGGGCGGCGGCTGCGCTGGCCCACGAGGCGCTGGACGCCGTGCTTCCGACGATCCGGGTCGGTGACCGCGAGATCGACGTCGCCGCGCGACTCGAGGCGGCGCTGCGGGTTCGCGGCAGCGAGTGGCATCCGTTCCAGACGATCGTCGCCTCCGGACCGCGCTCGGCGCTCCCGCATGCGGGGACGTCGGAGCGGGTCATCGGGCGGGGGGAGTTCCTCCTGATCGACTACGGGGCGATCGTCGACGGCTACTGTTCAGACATCACGCGGACGGTGGTGGTCGGGGCCGCGCCGGATGAGCGTCAGCAGCGGATTTACGGCTTGGTGCAGTCCGCGCAGCGGATCGCCCGGGAGGCGGTCCGGGCCGGGATGACCGGTCGGGAGGCCGATGCCCTGGCCCGGACGCCACTCGCCGAAGCGGGCTACGGCGAGGCGTTCGGCCATTCGCTGGGGCACGGGATCGGATTGGAAGTCCATGAATCACCACGACTTGCCGCCACCTCCGACGGGCTCCTCCCGGTCGGGGCGGTGGTCACGATTGAACCGGGGATCTATCTTCCCGGTTGGGGTGGGGTCCGCCTCGAGGACGACGTCTGGCTCTCCGCCGACGGTCCGGTCCTCCTGAGCAACGGCCACACCGATTTACTCACGATCTGA
- a CDS encoding polyprenyl synthetase family protein, producing the protein MTIPQLGPTSLTDLQASVRSRLDDVSAEMRRMIEEDFPLISEVNQHLLQMRGKMFRPTLVLLADQATGGPTERAATFAAVIEVIHLATLVHDDSVDHSTLRRGMPTINALFSHQVSVIMGDFLYSRAVVELVRLGNLDALRILSRVTTAMTVGEMRQLLADDPLSFGEPEYDLLIKAKTASLMSGACEVGALEAPLAQRRALASFGEKLGMIFQITDDLLDYTADETTTGKPSGLDLHEHKVTLPLIYAIPRLSPVERAELEALMRDPTPSEDAIASVVASVRAHGGLDYARDRAQRLILEAEEELALLPDTPARDILRASLGYVLERRR; encoded by the coding sequence GTGACCATCCCGCAGCTGGGGCCCACCTCGCTCACCGATCTGCAGGCGTCGGTACGGAGTCGCCTCGACGACGTCTCGGCCGAGATGCGCCGGATGATCGAGGAGGACTTTCCGCTCATCAGCGAAGTCAACCAGCACCTGCTGCAGATGCGCGGGAAGATGTTCCGCCCGACGCTGGTGCTGCTCGCCGACCAGGCCACTGGTGGGCCGACCGAACGGGCGGCCACCTTCGCCGCCGTGATCGAGGTGATCCACCTCGCGACGCTGGTGCACGACGACTCGGTCGACCACTCCACGCTGCGCCGCGGCATGCCGACGATCAACGCCCTGTTCTCGCATCAGGTGTCGGTGATCATGGGCGACTTCCTCTACTCGCGCGCGGTCGTGGAGCTGGTGCGGTTGGGGAACCTCGACGCCCTGCGGATCCTCTCGCGTGTCACCACCGCGATGACGGTCGGCGAGATGCGGCAGCTGCTGGCAGACGACCCGCTCTCGTTCGGCGAGCCGGAGTACGACCTCCTGATCAAGGCAAAGACCGCCTCGCTCATGTCCGGGGCGTGCGAAGTCGGCGCCCTCGAGGCGCCGCTGGCCCAGCGTCGTGCGCTGGCCTCCTTCGGGGAGAAGCTCGGGATGATCTTCCAGATCACCGACGACCTGCTCGACTACACCGCCGACGAGACCACGACCGGCAAGCCGTCGGGGCTCGACCTGCACGAGCACAAGGTCACGCTCCCGCTCATCTATGCGATTCCCAGGCTCTCGCCGGTCGAGCGGGCCGAATTGGAAGCGCTCATGCGCGATCCGACCCCCAGCGAGGACGCGATCGCCAGCGTCGTGGCCTCGGTGCGCGCCCATGGCGGGCTCGACTACGCGCGGGATCGCGCCCAGCGACTCATCCTCGAGGCCGAGGAGGAGCTCGCGTTGCTTCCTGATACGCCCGCGCGCGACATCCTCCGAGCCTCGCTCGGCTACGTTCTCGAGCGGAGGCGCTGA
- a CDS encoding DUF4321 domain-containing protein has product MASGPRRPRFYLGVLAAGFITGGLLSALLERFLPESAARSFFTTAVTPSLGPVSVDLLVVSFTIGPMGLHVTVLSLIGVAMAYYGARSLF; this is encoded by the coding sequence ATGGCGTCCGGACCTCGTCGGCCTCGGTTCTATCTCGGTGTGCTTGCGGCCGGTTTCATCACCGGCGGCCTGCTTTCGGCGCTGCTGGAGCGGTTCCTGCCGGAAAGCGCCGCCCGCAGCTTTTTCACCACGGCCGTCACGCCCTCCCTGGGGCCTGTGTCCGTGGATCTCCTCGTGGTATCGTTCACCATTGGCCCCATGGGGCTGCATGTGACGGTTCTGAGCCTGATTGGCGTCGCGATGGCGTACTACGGAGCTCGATCCCTCTTCTGA
- a CDS encoding peptidyl-prolyl cis-trans isomerase, producing MMQAFRNAAKPVVLLITITFLVWMIVDLSGITGSGGFMTNTSVGSVNGQKIDSRLYSAAVQNAVTQKGGSLGMDDLEQVRNDVWEQLIQNVSLTSEIKRRNITVTADEVADVLRNVPPDEVQTAPDFQTNGKFDMSKYQRWLASPVGQQFIPQLEAQYREELMRRKLLVAITADAYLSDAALWERYRDQKELAKISLTAIIGQSLISDTAVSVTPAEVEAYYAAHKKEFERPRSSFMSFVSVPRGLDASDSAAALARVTAVRAELVGGAPFAEVARRESSDGSAANGGELGTFAKGAMVAPFDTAAFSLPLNTLSQPVKTSFGYHLIEVTKRTADSATARHVLIPFELAGTHRDQVDAMADSLERLGAEHLDPAALDTVARVLRLPIGQTGAVQQGGRVLLGPYVIPDAGAWSMRAKQGETSPVIEGETAFYVFRLDSIAEAGTPTLQQIRGTVERQAREEKKDEKAKAIANELIGRVKAGTPLPEASKALGLSNREFPAFARVAPPISNAKLVGAIFGLRDGQTSDVIQTEEGLYVVQMIQRLPADSLAFVTGKDQLRADAIQGMRQERIRQYLASIRKAAKVVDKRDALFKTNAQIEATAPIAQPGATGP from the coding sequence ATGATGCAAGCCTTCCGCAACGCCGCCAAGCCGGTCGTCCTGCTGATCACGATCACCTTCCTCGTCTGGATGATCGTCGACCTCAGCGGCATCACCGGGTCGGGCGGGTTCATGACGAACACCTCCGTCGGCTCGGTCAACGGCCAGAAGATCGATTCGCGCCTCTACTCCGCCGCGGTCCAGAACGCCGTCACCCAGAAGGGTGGCAGCCTCGGCATGGACGACCTCGAGCAGGTCCGCAACGACGTCTGGGAGCAGCTGATCCAGAACGTCTCGCTGACCAGCGAGATCAAGCGCCGCAACATCACCGTGACCGCCGACGAGGTGGCCGATGTCCTGCGCAACGTCCCGCCGGATGAGGTGCAGACGGCACCGGACTTCCAGACCAACGGCAAGTTCGACATGTCGAAGTACCAGCGGTGGCTGGCGTCGCCGGTCGGGCAGCAGTTCATCCCGCAGCTCGAGGCGCAGTATCGCGAAGAGCTGATGCGGCGGAAGCTGCTGGTGGCGATCACGGCCGATGCCTATCTCTCGGATGCCGCCCTCTGGGAGCGCTACCGGGACCAGAAGGAACTCGCCAAGATCTCGCTCACGGCCATCATCGGCCAGAGCCTGATCTCGGACACGGCGGTCAGCGTCACGCCCGCCGAAGTCGAGGCCTACTACGCCGCGCACAAGAAGGAATTCGAGCGTCCGCGCTCCTCCTTCATGAGCTTCGTGTCGGTGCCGCGCGGCCTGGACGCGTCGGACTCGGCGGCCGCGCTCGCGCGAGTCACCGCGGTCCGCGCCGAGCTGGTCGGCGGCGCGCCGTTCGCCGAAGTGGCGCGACGCGAGTCGAGCGATGGCAGCGCGGCCAATGGCGGCGAGCTGGGCACCTTTGCGAAGGGCGCGATGGTGGCGCCGTTCGACACCGCCGCCTTCTCGTTGCCGCTCAACACGCTGAGCCAGCCGGTCAAGACGTCGTTCGGGTACCACCTGATCGAGGTCACCAAGCGCACCGCCGATTCGGCGACCGCGCGTCACGTCCTGATTCCCTTCGAGCTGGCCGGCACGCACCGCGACCAGGTCGACGCCATGGCCGATTCGCTGGAGCGCCTCGGCGCCGAGCACCTCGATCCGGCCGCGCTCGACACGGTGGCTCGGGTGCTCCGCCTCCCGATCGGGCAGACCGGCGCCGTGCAGCAGGGGGGCCGCGTGCTCCTCGGGCCGTACGTGATTCCGGATGCCGGGGCGTGGTCGATGCGCGCCAAGCAGGGCGAGACCTCTCCGGTCATCGAAGGTGAGACGGCGTTCTACGTCTTCCGCCTCGACTCGATCGCCGAGGCCGGGACGCCGACGCTGCAGCAGATTCGCGGCACGGTGGAGCGGCAGGCCCGCGAGGAGAAGAAGGACGAGAAGGCCAAGGCGATCGCGAACGAGTTGATCGGTCGGGTCAAGGCAGGCACGCCGCTGCCCGAGGCGTCGAAGGCCCTGGGCCTCTCGAATCGCGAGTTCCCGGCCTTCGCCCGCGTCGCACCGCCGATCAGCAACGCCAAGCTCGTCGGCGCCATCTTCGGGCTGCGGGACGGCCAGACCTCCGACGTCATCCAGACCGAGGAAGGCCTCTACGTCGTGCAGATGATCCAGCGTCTGCCGGCGGACTCCCTCGCCTTCGTGACCGGCAAGGACCAGCTGCGCGCCGATGCGATCCAGGGGATGCGCCAGGAGCGGATTCGCCAGTACCTGGCGTCGATCCGCAAGGCGGCGAAGGTCGTCGACAAGCGTGATGCGCTCTTCAAGACCAACGCGCAGATCGAAGCCACGGCGCCGATCGCGCAGCCCGGCGCAACCGGTCCCTGA
- the accC gene encoding acetyl-CoA carboxylase biotin carboxylase subunit: MFRKVMVANRGEIALRVIRACRELGIRTVAVYSEADRESLHVRFADDDVCIGPPPGRLSYLRIPNLIAAAEVTGADAIHPGYGFLAENAEFADTCRASNIAFIGPTGDQIRSMGDKASARRLAAEAGVPTVPGSPGIMRDVEEALPVAEGIGFPVIIKATAGGGGKGMRIAHDADSFPQLFSLAQNEALSAFGNGDVYVEKYLARPRHVEIQVLGDLHGTVIHLGERDCSVQRRHQKLIEESPSPALTPELRARMGEAAVQLASAIDYAGAGTIEFLLDEDGSFYFMEMNTRIQVEHPVTEMVTGHDLVKEQIRVAAGEPLSFGITPLVGHAIEVRINAEDPYRNFQPCPGLITAYHPPGGPGVRVDTHVYAGYTVPPYYDSLLAKLIVWGRDRTEALARLGQALDSFILEGVTTTIPFLARVIRHPDFVAGNVDTKFLEREAQLLRPEPAPSESREG; this comes from the coding sequence ATGTTTCGCAAGGTGATGGTGGCCAATCGCGGTGAGATCGCGCTCCGCGTGATTCGCGCCTGTCGGGAACTCGGCATCCGGACCGTCGCCGTGTACAGCGAGGCCGATCGAGAATCGCTGCACGTGCGGTTTGCCGACGACGACGTCTGCATCGGGCCGCCGCCGGGGCGGCTCTCCTATCTCCGGATCCCGAACCTGATCGCCGCCGCCGAAGTGACCGGCGCCGACGCGATCCACCCGGGCTACGGCTTCCTCGCCGAGAACGCCGAATTCGCCGACACCTGTCGCGCGTCGAACATCGCCTTCATCGGTCCGACGGGCGACCAGATCCGCTCGATGGGCGACAAGGCGTCGGCACGACGCCTCGCCGCCGAAGCCGGCGTGCCGACGGTGCCGGGCTCGCCGGGGATCATGCGCGACGTCGAGGAAGCGCTGCCGGTGGCCGAGGGGATCGGCTTCCCCGTGATCATCAAGGCGACGGCCGGCGGCGGCGGGAAGGGGATGCGGATCGCGCACGATGCCGACTCGTTCCCGCAGCTCTTCTCGCTGGCGCAGAACGAGGCGCTCTCCGCCTTCGGCAACGGCGATGTCTACGTCGAGAAGTACCTCGCACGGCCGCGCCACGTCGAGATCCAGGTGCTCGGCGACTTGCACGGCACCGTGATCCACCTTGGTGAACGTGACTGCTCGGTGCAGCGCCGCCACCAGAAGCTGATCGAGGAATCGCCGTCGCCGGCGCTCACGCCCGAGTTGCGGGCGCGGATGGGCGAGGCGGCGGTGCAGCTCGCCTCCGCAATCGACTACGCCGGCGCGGGGACGATCGAGTTCCTCCTCGACGAGGACGGCTCGTTCTACTTCATGGAGATGAACACGCGGATTCAGGTCGAGCATCCCGTGACCGAGATGGTCACCGGGCATGACCTGGTGAAGGAACAGATCCGCGTGGCGGCCGGCGAGCCGCTCTCGTTCGGGATCACGCCGCTGGTCGGGCACGCGATCGAGGTGCGCATCAACGCCGAAGATCCCTACCGGAACTTCCAGCCGTGCCCGGGGCTCATCACCGCCTACCATCCGCCCGGCGGCCCCGGCGTCCGCGTCGACACGCACGTCTACGCCGGCTACACCGTGCCGCCGTACTACGACTCGCTGCTCGCCAAGCTGATCGTCTGGGGCCGCGACCGGACCGAGGCGCTGGCGCGGCTCGGGCAGGCGCTCGACTCGTTCATCCTCGAAGGGGTCACCACCACGATTCCCTTCCTGGCGCGCGTCATCCGCCACCCGGACTTCGTCGCCGGCAACGTCGACACCAAGTTTCTCGAGCGCGAGGCCCAACTGCTCCGTCCGGAGCCCGCGCCCAGCGAGTCGCGCGAGGGATGA
- a CDS encoding PilT/PilU family type 4a pilus ATPase, with translation MADEAPAEVVGVGPVATDAPGGGFQFRQAIVQMVQRGASDLLLKAGRPPTVRVNGNLEALPMPPLKPEDLKQLGEQLMTPRQAREFAETKEMDFGIGVPGIGRFRTNLYNQRGTVAFALRAIPYEVRTISELQLPAVIEALASRPRGLVLVTGVTGSGKSTTLAAMIEHINRTRRVNIITVEDPIEFLHRDQLSSVSQREVGSDTMSFGGALRHVLRQDPDVILIGEIRDSETMDTALKAADTGHLVLSTIHTTDATQTISRILSFYPPFQHGEIRMLLSTALAAVISMRLVPRADGRGRVPAIEILVNSAAVADNIRDMNKALNIPDLIAEGGVSYGMQSFDQSLMRWLQEGTIAYDEAVRNATNPSEFALRVSGISAASDRTFNDLGR, from the coding sequence ATGGCTGACGAGGCCCCGGCGGAAGTCGTCGGCGTCGGCCCCGTCGCCACCGATGCACCGGGCGGGGGCTTCCAGTTCCGCCAGGCCATCGTGCAGATGGTCCAGCGGGGCGCGTCCGACCTGCTCCTCAAGGCGGGGCGGCCGCCGACGGTCCGCGTCAACGGCAACCTCGAAGCCTTGCCGATGCCGCCACTCAAGCCCGAAGACTTGAAGCAGCTGGGCGAGCAGTTGATGACGCCGCGGCAGGCGCGCGAGTTCGCCGAGACCAAGGAAATGGACTTCGGCATCGGCGTGCCCGGCATCGGTCGTTTCCGGACCAACCTGTACAATCAGCGGGGCACCGTCGCGTTCGCGTTGCGCGCCATTCCGTACGAAGTGCGCACCATCAGCGAGCTGCAGCTTCCCGCGGTCATCGAGGCGCTGGCGTCGCGTCCGCGCGGCCTGGTGCTCGTCACCGGCGTCACCGGCTCCGGCAAGTCGACCACGCTCGCGGCGATGATCGAACACATCAATCGCACCCGTCGCGTGAACATCATCACGGTCGAGGACCCGATCGAGTTCCTCCACCGCGACCAGCTCTCGAGCGTGTCGCAGCGTGAGGTCGGTTCCGACACGATGTCGTTCGGCGGCGCGCTCCGCCACGTCCTGCGACAGGACCCCGATGTCATCCTCATCGGCGAAATCCGCGACTCCGAGACGATGGACACCGCCCTCAAGGCGGCCGACACCGGCCACCTGGTGCTCTCGACGATTCACACCACGGATGCCACGCAGACCATCTCGCGCATCCTGTCGTTCTATCCGCCGTTCCAGCACGGCGAGATCCGGATGCTCCTCTCCACCGCGCTCGCCGCGGTGATCTCGATGCGCCTGGTGCCGCGGGCCGATGGTCGTGGCCGCGTGCCGGCGATCGAAATCCTCGTCAACTCCGCCGCCGTCGCCGACAACATCCGCGACATGAACAAGGCGCTGAACATCCCCGACCTGATCGCCGAGGGCGGCGTCTCCTACGGGATGCAGTCCTTCGACCAGTCGCTGATGCGCTGGCTGCAGGAGGGGACCATCGCGTACGACGAGGCCGTGCGGAACGCCACCAACCCGAGCGAATTCGCGCTGCGGGTGTCGGGCATCAGCGCCGCCTCCGATCGCACCTTCAACGACCTGGGACGCTGA
- a CDS encoding tetratricopeptide repeat protein, giving the protein MTLDKLKVAARQHEQREEWREAIELYRQAAREGAGESEGEDPSLFNRIGDLEHRLGNIAAACQAWDQAASRYGEHGLTNNAIALCNKILRLEPSRIRTYLDLATYQARKRMLFDVRANLTAYRDRMTTVGQGDESREALERFGATFGGWRELRKVMDELLGRDAADGDEGTGTSGGSEGGQGLIFIDTGPVEFERASEVAPTTPLQLESTVLGGVEIERPSDGVVLDGLESSSADAADHRPGPEGAIAGLLDVDRMAAEMGDQAQVEGFDGGRPESATTPDNAVRLDGLEQSEFVAPTEAIAPSPDAAALSDVVFIDIGGVGAVPASDAEAAAPALMEPSDADPNDPLGQRVTAAALFEYGDRARGIAALERALELYIERDEPLHAWQVSGELIQAEPQSINRYQARVEVAAKMKDTPKLCEAYQALGEALVRAGSEEKAIAVYRRLLELDELNPAARAALRAMVPEGSTPVVPEGFVDFGAMVIDDAGPRSTRMRTETTGISADEDETFREALAEFKRALDQNLPMEDHQAHYDLGIAFKEMGLLEEAIGEFQKAMRSNEGRLRTAEALGATFLEKGMPPVAEAVLRSVERGPEDDAEKIGVLYWLGRALEAQGKGEVARGFYERVLAVEVSFMDATERIIRIAAEHSA; this is encoded by the coding sequence ATGACGCTTGACAAGCTCAAAGTCGCTGCGCGCCAGCACGAACAGCGCGAGGAATGGCGCGAGGCGATCGAGCTGTACCGTCAGGCTGCCCGGGAGGGTGCCGGCGAGTCCGAGGGCGAGGACCCGTCGCTGTTCAATCGCATCGGCGATCTCGAACATCGCCTCGGCAACATCGCCGCCGCGTGTCAGGCGTGGGACCAGGCGGCCTCGCGGTACGGCGAGCACGGCCTCACCAACAACGCCATCGCCCTCTGCAACAAGATCCTGCGGCTCGAGCCGAGCCGGATCCGCACCTACCTTGACCTGGCGACCTATCAGGCGCGGAAGCGGATGCTGTTCGACGTGCGCGCCAACCTGACGGCGTATCGCGATCGGATGACGACGGTCGGACAGGGCGATGAATCCCGCGAGGCGCTCGAGCGCTTCGGGGCAACGTTTGGTGGCTGGCGCGAACTGCGCAAGGTGATGGACGAGTTGCTCGGACGCGACGCGGCGGATGGCGATGAGGGGACCGGGACCTCTGGCGGGAGCGAAGGTGGCCAGGGCCTGATCTTCATCGATACCGGACCGGTGGAATTCGAGCGGGCATCCGAGGTGGCGCCCACCACCCCGCTCCAGCTCGAGTCGACGGTGCTCGGTGGTGTGGAGATCGAACGTCCGAGCGACGGTGTGGTGCTCGATGGCCTCGAGTCCAGCAGCGCCGACGCGGCCGACCACCGCCCCGGCCCCGAAGGGGCGATCGCGGGGCTGCTCGACGTCGATCGGATGGCCGCGGAGATGGGGGATCAGGCGCAGGTGGAGGGATTCGACGGCGGTCGTCCCGAATCCGCGACCACGCCGGACAACGCCGTGCGCCTCGATGGGCTGGAGCAGAGCGAGTTCGTCGCGCCGACGGAGGCGATTGCGCCGTCGCCCGATGCGGCGGCGCTCAGCGACGTGGTCTTCATCGACATCGGCGGGGTGGGTGCGGTGCCGGCGTCGGACGCCGAGGCTGCCGCCCCCGCGCTGATGGAGCCGTCGGACGCCGACCCGAATGATCCCCTCGGCCAACGGGTCACCGCGGCGGCGCTGTTCGAGTACGGCGATCGGGCGCGCGGCATCGCGGCACTCGAGCGCGCGCTTGAGCTCTACATCGAGCGCGACGAACCGCTGCACGCGTGGCAGGTGTCCGGCGAGCTCATCCAGGCCGAACCGCAGTCGATCAACCGCTATCAGGCGCGCGTCGAAGTGGCGGCGAAGATGAAGGACACGCCGAAGCTGTGCGAGGCTTACCAGGCGCTCGGCGAAGCCCTCGTCCGCGCCGGCAGCGAGGAGAAGGCGATCGCCGTCTATCGCCGCCTGCTCGAGCTCGATGAGTTGAACCCGGCCGCACGCGCCGCACTGCGCGCCATGGTCCCCGAGGGGAGCACGCCGGTGGTGCCCGAAGGGTTCGTCGACTTCGGCGCGATGGTGATCGATGACGCCGGGCCGCGCAGCACCCGGATGCGCACCGAGACGACCGGGATCTCCGCCGACGAGGATGAGACGTTCCGCGAGGCGCTGGCCGAGTTCAAGCGCGCGCTCGACCAGAACCTCCCGATGGAAGATCATCAGGCGCACTACGACCTCGGCATCGCCTTCAAGGAGATGGGGTTGCTCGAGGAGGCCATCGGCGAGTTCCAGAAGGCGATGCGCTCCAACGAGGGGCGGCTGCGCACGGCGGAAGCCCTGGGCGCCACCTTCCTCGAGAAGGGGATGCCGCCGGTGGCGGAGGCCGTGCTGCGCAGCGTCGAGCGCGGTCCGGAGGACGACGCCGAGAAGATCGGCGTGCTCTACTGGCTGGGGCGCGCGCTCGAGGCGCAAGGGAAGGGCGAGGTGGCGCGGGGCTTCTACGAGCGCGTGCTCGCGGTCGAAGTGAGCTTCATGGATGCGACGGAGCGGATCATCCGGATTGCGGCGGAGCATTCCGCGTGA
- the aroQ gene encoding type II 3-dehydroquinate dehydratase — MIRITVLNGPNLNLLGQREPTIYGATTLAELEAQVRARAATLDVAIEWIQSNHEGELVDVVQGLRAHADGAIVNLGAYTHTSLALRDAFLAAPIPFIEVHLSNLYRREAARHHSLTADQAIGMISGLGARGYLLALDALAGILRDG, encoded by the coding sequence ATGATCCGGATCACTGTCCTCAACGGACCGAATCTCAATCTCCTCGGCCAGCGCGAGCCGACGATCTACGGCGCCACGACGCTCGCGGAGCTCGAGGCACAGGTCCGCGCCCGCGCCGCGACCCTCGACGTGGCCATCGAGTGGATCCAATCGAACCACGAAGGGGAGTTGGTGGACGTGGTGCAGGGGCTGCGCGCCCATGCCGATGGCGCGATCGTCAACCTCGGTGCCTACACCCACACCTCGCTCGCGCTCCGCGACGCATTCCTCGCGGCGCCGATCCCGTTCATCGAAGTGCACCTCTCCAATCTCTATCGTCGCGAAGCCGCGCGGCATCATTCGCTCACCGCCGACCAGGCGATCGGGATGATCAGCGGACTGGGCGCGCGCGGGTACCTGCTCGCCCTCGACGCACTCGCCGGCATCCTGCGGGATGGTTGA
- a CDS encoding twin-arginine translocase TatA/TatE family subunit has protein sequence MFGNLGFMEIMIIMGVVLLFFGAKRLPEIGSSMGRGIREFQRSFKDTQDAVLNVPPASDDRTPKRMIDAADDIPAGGEPKRLSQ, from the coding sequence ATGTTCGGCAATCTTGGCTTCATGGAGATCATGATCATCATGGGCGTCGTGCTCCTGTTCTTCGGGGCGAAGCGCCTCCCCGAGATCGGGTCGTCCATGGGACGCGGCATCCGGGAGTTCCAGCGCTCGTTCAAGGACACGCAGGACGCGGTGTTGAACGTGCCGCCCGCCTCCGACGACCGGACCCCGAAGCGGATGATCGACGCCGCCGACGACATCCCCGCTGGTGGCGAGCCGAAGCGGCTGTCGCAGTAA
- the efp gene encoding elongation factor P has protein sequence MASTADIRNGIVMEQDGKLLQVVYFQHVKPGKGSAFVRTKLRNVRTGLVVERTFPSGERFTEVELNRRPMTYSYKDGDSFHFMDLQSYDDIPLTAALIGDDQLKYLKEGMECIGLVHDEQVILLELPMFVELQIVETDPGIRGDTATGGTKPARLETGAVVQVPLFIEPGTLIRVDRREDKYLTRV, from the coding sequence GTGGCAAGTACCGCGGACATCCGCAACGGGATAGTGATGGAGCAGGACGGCAAGCTGCTGCAGGTGGTCTACTTCCAGCACGTGAAGCCGGGGAAGGGAAGCGCCTTCGTGCGGACCAAGCTCCGGAATGTCCGGACCGGTCTGGTCGTCGAGCGGACCTTCCCGTCGGGCGAGCGCTTCACCGAAGTCGAGCTCAACCGTCGGCCGATGACCTATTCCTACAAGGATGGCGATTCGTTCCATTTCATGGATCTGCAATCGTACGACGACATCCCGCTCACGGCGGCGTTGATCGGCGACGACCAGTTGAAGTACCTGAAGGAAGGGATGGAATGCATCGGGCTGGTGCATGACGAGCAGGTGATCCTGCTCGAGCTGCCGATGTTCGTCGAACTGCAAATTGTGGAGACCGACCCGGGGATCCGCGGCGACACCGCCACCGGGGGGACCAAGCCGGCCCGCCTGGAGACCGGCGCGGTGGTGCAGGTGCCGCTCTTCATCGAACCCGGGACACTCATTCGCGTCGACCGGCGCGAGGACAAGTACCTGACCCGCGTATGA